One genomic segment of Hordeum vulgare subsp. vulgare chromosome 2H, MorexV3_pseudomolecules_assembly, whole genome shotgun sequence includes these proteins:
- the LOC123428011 gene encoding peptidyl-prolyl cis-trans isomerase NIMA-interacting 1-like, with translation MLCYVLLYNKRMGTATLTTDQTDQSFAETETEIQTPDPPKRLRSSAADAKIGTDAPAPAPAPAAGAGDAARKRPGGEDAAAAADGKRRRAEHPSSGSRDRHGHQHKAGHKAGRPGDGGKGKRETMRASHILIKHEGSRRKASWRDPDGVAISATTRDDAADLARALRDQIAAGELQFDAAARDNSDCNSAKRGGDLGPFEKGKMQKPFEKAVIALKVGDMSDVVDTESGVHIILRTG, from the exons ATGCTATGCTATGTGCTACTCTATAATAAGAGAATGGGCACGGCAACCCTGACGACAGACCAAACGGACCAAAGCTTCGCAGAAACGGAAACCGAAATCCAAACCCCCGACCCACCCAAGCGCCTCCGCTCTTCTGCCGCGGACGCCAAGATAGGGACcgacgcccccgcccccgcccccgccccggccgccggcgccggcgacgCGGCCCGGAAGCGGCCGGGCGGGGAGGATGCGGCCGCGGCCGCAGACGGCAAGCGGCGCCGCGCGGAGCACCCCTCCTCCGGCTCGCGCGATCGGCACGGCCACCAGCATAAGGCGGGGCACAAGGCGGGCCGCCCGGGGGACGGGGGCAAGGGGAAGAGGGAGACGATGCGGGCGTCGCACATCCTGATCAAGCACGAGGGGTCCCGGCGCAAGGCCTCGTGGCGGGACCCCGACGGCGTCGCCATCTCCGCCACCACCCGCGACGACGCCGCCGACCTCGCCCGCGCCCTCCGCGACCAGATCGCCGCCGGGGAGCTCCAGTTCGACGCCGCCGCCCGCGACAACTCGGACTGCAACTCCGCCAAGCGCGGCGGCGACCTCG GTCCATTCGAGAAGGGCAAGATGCAGAAGCCTTTCGAGAAGGCAGTGATTGCTCTGAAAGTGGGGGATATGAGCGATGTGGTTGATACCGAGAGCGGGGTGCACATCATCTTGAGGACCGGTTGA